A stretch of Castanea sativa cultivar Marrone di Chiusa Pesio chromosome 2, ASM4071231v1 DNA encodes these proteins:
- the LOC142624428 gene encoding translocator protein homolog: MAMQTLQHWSKNEPTNTTMAKQETKKTESKRAIQSLTLAIVVPVSLTMSIIFMFCSGHKYQAMGKPFWFPPLWLIHSASLGSSFLMGFAAWLVCAHGGFHTHPDALPLYIAQVSLSVVWDPLVLVIGARFLGLLFCVVNIGTLLACYYYFRKMKGDASDFTY; encoded by the exons ATGGCTATGCAAACCCTCCAACACTGGTCCAAGAATGAACCTACCAACACCACCATGGCCAAACAAGAAACCAAGAAAACCGAGTCCAAAAGGGCTATACAGTCCCTAACCCTAGCCATTGTTGTCCCTGTCTCTCTAACCATGTccatcatttttatgttttgctcGGGCCACAAGTACCAAGCAATGGGCAAACCATTTTGGTTCCCACCTCTTTGGCTCATACACTCTGCCTCTTTGGGATCATCTTTCCTCATGGGTTTTGCAGCTTGGCTTGTGTGTGCTCATGGTGGATTTCATACACATCCTGATGCATTACCACTCTACATTGCTCAAGTTTCACTAAGCGTAGTGTGGGATCCTCTTGTTCTCGTGATTGGTGCTAGATTTCTTGggcttttgttttgtgttgtcAACATTGGAACTCTTCTcgcatgttactattattttcgAAAG atGAAAGGTGATGCCTCTGATTTTACCTATTAA